The following are encoded together in the Flammeovirga agarivorans genome:
- a CDS encoding pirin family protein: protein MNRKKFLSTSLKSAALGIVSPAMVKAKNIKLKQSDYDQLMKQVGFNHIPNKEHKTMNTVLHKADTRGHANHGWLDSHHTFSFANYYNPERVHFGALRVLNDDKVAEGKGFGTHPHDNMEIISIPMSGDLEHKDSMGNIATIKEGEIQVMSAGTGIYHSEYNKNLNKNVEFLQIWVFPNQKGVTPRYDQISIEGISKPNQFNQILSPNEADQGVWIHQNAWFNMGTFDQDTTTEYSINDKANGVYAFVLEGDIEINGQKLNKRDGFGIWDTEKLTVKANKGAKVLLMEVPMEV from the coding sequence ATGAATCGAAAAAAATTCCTTTCAACGTCATTAAAATCTGCCGCTTTAGGTATTGTCTCTCCTGCAATGGTAAAGGCAAAGAATATCAAACTAAAGCAGTCAGATTATGATCAACTGATGAAGCAAGTAGGTTTTAATCACATTCCAAATAAAGAACATAAAACAATGAATACTGTATTACACAAAGCCGATACTAGAGGTCATGCAAATCATGGATGGTTAGATTCACATCATACCTTTAGCTTTGCCAATTATTACAATCCAGAAAGAGTACACTTTGGAGCTTTACGCGTATTAAACGACGATAAAGTGGCTGAAGGTAAAGGTTTCGGTACACACCCACATGATAATATGGAAATTATTTCTATACCTATGTCTGGTGATTTAGAACACAAAGACAGTATGGGAAATATAGCAACCATTAAAGAAGGAGAAATTCAGGTGATGAGTGCTGGAACAGGAATTTATCATTCAGAATACAATAAGAACTTAAATAAGAATGTTGAGTTTCTTCAAATCTGGGTATTTCCCAACCAAAAAGGAGTAACACCAAGATATGATCAGATATCTATAGAAGGGATATCTAAACCAAATCAATTCAACCAGATATTATCTCCCAATGAAGCAGATCAAGGGGTTTGGATTCATCAAAATGCATGGTTCAATATGGGGACCTTTGATCAAGATACCACTACTGAATATTCTATTAACGATAAAGCCAATGGTGTGTATGCTTTTGTTTTAGAAGGTGATATAGAAATTAATGGGCAGAAATTAAATAAAAGAGATGGATTTGGTATTTGGGATACGGAGAAACTTACTGTGAAAGCCAATAAAGGTGCTAAAGTTTTATTGATGGAAGTACCAATGGAAGTATAA
- a CDS encoding helix-turn-helix domain-containing protein, protein MKAVKTYASVNKNDHKSHFGISKMEEIYEKRNGKVDDPHRHDFFTFIFTIKAKGQHNIDFTSYPLESHQIYFISPGQVHQIIEEEKSEGFALVFTSDFLMLNNISVSFIQDLNLFNDFSETPPLYPTEERFQQIQSYLEDIYSIYHSDLQFKEEAIGSLLKLILILCYNTCDLPSEEIQNTNHVVREFKALINTHYEEWHHTSTYAEVLHISPDHLNKVVKSQSGKSAKEHIQSRIIIAAKRLLYFSNLSNKEIGHQLGYSEPANFSAFFKKCVGVSPSQFKKNI, encoded by the coding sequence ATGAAAGCTGTAAAAACCTATGCCTCTGTCAATAAAAATGATCATAAATCACATTTTGGAATCTCCAAAATGGAGGAGATCTATGAGAAAAGAAATGGTAAAGTAGATGATCCCCATCGACATGATTTCTTTACTTTCATATTTACAATAAAGGCAAAAGGACAGCATAATATCGACTTTACATCCTATCCATTAGAAAGTCATCAAATCTATTTTATCTCTCCTGGACAGGTACATCAAATTATTGAAGAAGAGAAATCTGAAGGGTTTGCCCTAGTGTTCACTTCCGATTTTTTGATGCTCAATAATATCTCTGTTTCCTTTATTCAGGATCTCAATCTGTTCAATGATTTTAGTGAAACGCCTCCACTATACCCTACAGAGGAGCGATTTCAACAGATACAATCCTACCTAGAAGATATTTATTCAATTTACCACTCCGACTTACAATTTAAAGAAGAGGCCATAGGTTCATTACTAAAATTAATCCTGATTCTTTGTTACAATACCTGTGACCTTCCTTCTGAAGAAATCCAAAATACTAACCATGTTGTTCGAGAATTTAAAGCCTTGATCAATACGCACTACGAAGAGTGGCATCACACAAGTACTTATGCAGAGGTATTACATATCTCTCCAGATCATCTAAATAAAGTCGTCAAATCACAAAGTGGTAAATCAGCAAAAGAACATATTCAAAGTAGAATTATTATTGCTGCCAAACGATTATTGTATTTCTCTAACTTAAGTAATAAAGAAATCGGGCATCAATTGGGCTACTCAGAACCTGCTAATTTCAGTGCATTTTTTAAGAAGTGTGTAGGTGTTTCTCCCTCTCAATTCAAGAAAAATATCTAG
- a CDS encoding nucleoside 2-deoxyribosyltransferase: MKKAYLGISFSNRKKFDKEIETLSLLLKQHNYHLFVFVDHYHFQPQQEQEMMATAFQEIDNSDLFIAELTTKAIGVGIELGYAYAKGIPVVYLLKKGSEYSTTAAGCASTIIEYDNIEDIEIKDLGV; encoded by the coding sequence ATGAAAAAGGCATACTTAGGCATCAGCTTTTCAAATAGAAAAAAGTTTGATAAAGAAATTGAAACTTTATCATTACTTCTAAAACAACACAACTACCATCTTTTTGTCTTTGTTGACCATTACCATTTTCAACCACAGCAGGAACAAGAAATGATGGCAACGGCTTTTCAAGAAATTGATAACTCTGACCTATTTATTGCAGAGTTAACTACAAAAGCTATTGGAGTAGGAATTGAATTAGGATACGCTTATGCAAAAGGAATACCTGTTGTTTACCTCCTTAAGAAAGGAAGTGAATATTCTACAACTGCAGCAGGCTGTGCAAGCACCATTATTGAATATGATAATATTGAAGATATTGAAATTAAAGACCTAGGTGTATAA